The Benincasa hispida cultivar B227 chromosome 11, ASM972705v1, whole genome shotgun sequence genome has a segment encoding these proteins:
- the LOC120091198 gene encoding flowering time control protein FCA-like, with translation MALAAIKALNGNFTMRGCDQPLIVRLADPKKPRIGEQRSNNVSGSPRFGHPPHPFRPEPPLVPPAGGCFPNNQYPGQQNSLCLGPPRNASQVASHAPFAPNTTQKPSPQIQESSSSFAQMSSQPMRSTQQICQPSTQTDFSKMQNQVLCQQPWQDSHQQQNLKVHENTPPAARGVQTFSGTPNSPVGRPCSQVEVTLECDWSEHTCPDGFKYYYNCVTYESLWEKPEEFALFEQQLKQEKLKKSNHQLHSSLAGLSSPEVPPQPNLFSQKLEVQFSSAVRVSIHSYIFIYELDCMRLQSKPSPVVSPACV, from the exons ATGGCACTGGCAGCAATCAAAGCATTGAATGGAAATTTTACGATGAGA GGTTGTGATCAGCCGTTGATTGTTCGTCTGGCAGACCCTAAGAAACCCAGGATTGGTGAACAAAG AAGCAACAATGTATCAGGGAGCCCGAGATTTGGTCATCCTCCTCATCCGTTTAG ACCTGAACCTCCTCTTGTTCCTCCTGCTGGAGGATGTTTTCCCAATAATCAATACCCCGGACAACAAAATTCTTTATGTTTAGGACCACCAAGGAATGCTTCCCAAGTGGCATCCCATGCCCCTTTTGCTCCTAATACCACACAGAAACCCTCCCCTCAAATACAGGAATCCTCATCATCTTTTGCTCAAATGTCATCACAACCAATGAGGTCAACGCAGCAAATTTGTCAGCCTTCTACACAGACTGATTTTTCTAAGATGCAGAATCAGGTGCTTTGTCAACAGCCCTGGCAAGATTCACATCAGCAGCAAAATTTAAAGGTCCATGAGAATACG CCTCCTGCTGCACGTGGTGTTCAAACCTTTAGTGGTACTCCCAACTCGCCTGTGGGGCGTCCATGCTCTCAGGTAGAAGTTACTTTGGAGTGTGACTGGAGTGAACACACCTGCCCAGACGGTTTCAAATACTATTATAACTGTGTCACCTATGAAAGCTTG TGGGAGAAGCCAGAGGAGTTTGCCTTGTTTGAGCAACAACTAAAGCAGGAAAAGCTTAAAAAATCGAACCATCAGCTTCATTCTTCATTAGCAGGTCTCTCTTCTCCAGAAGTGCCGCCTCAGCCAAATCTCTTCAGTCAAAAACTCGAAGTCCAATTTTCCTCAGCTGTACGAGTTAGTATTCATTCGTACATATTCATATAT GAGTTGGATTGTATGCGACTTCAATCAAAACCAAGCCCTGTTGTTAGTCCAGCCTGTGTTTAA
- the LOC120089860 gene encoding WRKY transcription factor 23 has product MDDEKKKEGIVKLEDTSTSSDGGGGGGDGGGDFPFSDNVIPNGFFDFSDGEKCSVGFMELLGLNNNCEFKDYCSEVFNPPATPNCSSSVSSASSDAVNDDDPQQQQQLNPTTKQLKVKKRKEKKEKEARFAFMTKSEVDHLEDGYRWRKYGQKAVKNSPFPRSYYRCTSAACNVKKRVERSFADPTVVVTTYEGQHTHPSPILSRSALAVAIPPPPSTGGPGGRCVGVAAMPWLKASNNPHVETNGDIIPAWSHQYFQNSTYATPQNLAVNYNRSNHIGAANAAGILQEKRFCNPKATFLVDHGLLQDVVPPHMLKQE; this is encoded by the exons ATGGACgacgagaagaagaaggaagggaTTGTAAAGCTCGAAGACACTAGCACAAGCAGCGACGGCGGTGGCGGCGGCGGCGATGGTGGTGGAGATTTCCCATTTTCCGATAACGTGATACCAAATGGATTCTTTGATTTTTCTGACGGTGAAAAATGCTCTGTTGGGTTCATGGAGTTGCTTGGTCTTAATAATAACTGTGAATTTAAGGATTATTGTTCTGAGGTTTTTAATCCTCCGGCCACCCCCAATTGCTCCTCCTCCGTCTCCTCCGCCTCTAGCGACGCTGTTAACGACGACGAcccacaacaacaacaacaactcaaCCCCACCACTAAaca attgaaagtgaaaaagaggaaggagaagaaagagaaggaagccAGATTTGCATTCATGACAAAGAGTGAAGTTGATCATCTAGAAGATGGGTATCGATGGAGAAAGTACGGCCAAAAAGCTGTCAAAAACAGCCCTTTTCCTAG GAGCTATTACCGTTGCACAAGTGCAGCTTGTAATGTAAAGAAGAGAGTTGAACGATCTTTTGCTGATCCAACCGTCGTGGTGACCACCTACGAAGGCCAACACACTCACCCAAGCCCGATCCTATCCCGGTCCGCCCTAGCCGTCGCTATTCCACCTCCGCCCTCCACCGGTGGCCCAGGCGGAAGGTGTGTTGGCGTTGCAGCCATGCCGTGGCTCAAAGCTAGCAACAATCCTCATG TCGAAACAAATGGTGACATTATTCCAGCATGGTCTCATCAATActttcaaaattcgacctacgCTACTCCCCAAAATTTAGCCGTTAATTACAACCGAAGCAACCACATCGGAGCAGCGAACGCGGCTGGAATCCTCCAGGAGAAACGGTTTTGCAACCCAAAAGCTACATTTCTTGTAGACCATGGGCTGCTTCAAGATGTTGTTCCTCCCCACATGCTGAAACAGGAGTAA